From Camelina sativa cultivar DH55 chromosome 20, Cs, whole genome shotgun sequence, the proteins below share one genomic window:
- the LOC104772286 gene encoding uncharacterized protein LOC104772286 translates to MVSVHLLSTTIIHMSYGQALVEESIWQSLEDDIIPSLNSGKSNWLELQSKLLPKKYKESNVCVAGESVKVDLEFRNPLLISTSITSVSLICELSANSDDVKLVNNEPSSSSLGPESSTGHNQVTTSGVSSFTSSEVDFTLGGGEKKLVRLTVTPGEEGILKIVGVRWELSGSIVGVHYFQSVPVKAKNAKGRRKNKLTPTDALKFLVIKSLPRLEGSIDHLPEKLYAGDLRYLVLELRNKSESPIKNLKMKISHPRFVSPGNYKEELTTKFPDCLKKGDEQNILQPETNRTSSVFAFPKDVSLQGDGSLRWPLWLRAATPGTIYLYFTIYYEMENVSSIMKYRTLRMHYNLQVLPSLQTSFEITPSPSRLQEFLVRMDIVNRANSDXLIFWVTTSGVSSFTSSEVDFTLGGGEKKLVRLTVTPGEEGILKIVGVRWELSGSIVGVHYFQSVPVKAKTAKGRRKNKLTPTDALKFLVIKSLPRLEGSIDHLPEKLYAGDLRYLVLELRNKSESPIKNLKMKISHPRFVSPGNYKEELTTKFPDXSSTKVQIQPLSTTEIPLQISVFSPGIYDLSSYKLNWELSEHGSASTGICQGYPYYLTVLQSE, encoded by the exons atGGTGAGTGTGCATCTTCTGAGTACCACTATAATTCACATGTCTTATGGTCAGGCTCTTGTAGAAGAGAGCATCTGGCAATCACTGGAGGATGATATCATTCCATCATTAAATTCTGGCAAGTCAAACTGGCTGGAGTTACAGTCAAAGCTTCTGCCAAAGAAATACAAAGAATCAAATGTTTGTGTCGCTGGAG AGTCAGTGAAAGTGGATCTGGAGTTTAGGAATCCATTGCTAATATCTACTTCCATAACAAGCGTGTCTCTCATCTGTGAACTTTCCGCAAATTCTGATGACGTAAAATTAG TAAATAATGAGCCAAGTAGCTCAAGCTTGGGTCCTGAGAGTTCCACAGGACATAATCA GGTTACAACCTCTGGtgtttcttctttcacttcGTCTGAAGTGGATTTCACATTAGGTGGAGGCGAGAAAAAATTG GTGAGACTCACTGTTACCCCTGGTGAAGAAGGTATTCTCAAAATTGTCGGTGTAAGGTGGGAGTTGTCTGGCTCCATCGTAGGTGTGCATTACTTCCAGTCTGTGCCTGTAAAGGCAAAAAATGCCAaaggaagaaggaaaaacaaactTACACCCACTGATGCCTTGAAATTTTTAGTCATCAAG AGTCTACCCAGGCTTGAGGGTTCAATTGATCATCTGCCTGAGAAATTGTATGCTGGAGATCTACGTTATCTTGTTTTAGAGTTGAGAAATAAGTCAGAATCCCCAATAAAG aatcttaaaatgaaaattagcCATCCAAGATTTGTAAGTCCTGGAAACTATAAAGAAGAGCTGACAACCAAATTTCCAGATTGCTTAAAGAAGGGCGATGAACAAAATATTCTTCAGCCTGAAACAAATAGAACAAGTAGTGTATTTGCATTTCCAAAG GATGTATCACTGCAAGGAGACGGATCTTTAAGGTGGCCTCTTTGGCTTCGAGCTGCCACCCCAGGAacgatatatttgtattttacaatataCTATGAGATGGAAAATGTATCAAGCATCATGAAATACCGCACCCTAAGGATGCATTATAATTTGCAG GTTTTACCCTCTCTACAGACCTCGTTTGAAATCACCCCCTCTCCATCAAGATTGCAAGAATTTCTTGTGCGTATGGATATCGTGAACCGTGCGAATTCAGATTNTCTGATATTCTG GGTTACAACCTCTGGtgtttcttctttcacttcGTCTGAAGTGGATTTCACATTAGGTGGAGGCGAGAAAAAATTG GTGAGACTCACTGTTACCCCTGGTGAAGAAGGTATTCTCAAAATTGTCGGTGTAAGGTGGGAGTTGTCTGGCTCCATCGTAGGTGTGCATTACTTCCAGTCTGTGCCTGTAAAGGCAAAAACTGCCAaaggaagaaggaaaaacaaactTACACCCACTGATGCCTTGAAATTTTTAGTCATCAAG AGTCTACCCAGGCTTGAGGGTTCAATTGATCATCTGCCTGAGAAATTGTATGCTGGAGATCTACGTTATCTTGTTTTAGAGTTGAGAAATAAGTCAGAATCCCCAATAAAG aatcttaaaatgaaaattagcCATCCAAGATTTGTAAGTCCTGGAAACTATAAAGAAGAGCTGACAACCAAATTTCCAGATTGNAGTTCCACAAAGGTCCAAATCCAGCCATTATCCACAACCGAGATCCCGCTGCAGATATCAGTTTTCTCTCCAGGTATCTACGATCTCTCTTCATATAAACTTAACTGGGAGCTTTCTGAGCATGGAAGTGCATCAACAGGGATATGTCAAGGATATCCTTATTACCTTACTGTTCTTCAGTCTGAGTAA
- the LOC104772287 gene encoding trafficking protein particle complex subunit 8-like, whose amino-acid sequence MVEPVNSSLGKMLLDEVSPVVMVLCTPLVEETFLKNGLSFVETLKPFCNFSNIDVPVRTSSDQLYRLKKFTLRLFYASDIRQPNVEVAKQRLEQVISLAGEKDFQDLKSDPPQITDILSNPESEIAPTWFQYYNKELIRTLSFSDHEAFDHPVACLLVVSSKDEEPIHKFVHLFNSNRLPNDGAMDPNILKHYLLVHDNQDATTERTSKVLSEMRSQFGNNECNLLCTNSSKEGNVEHQANPWASFKSSVSADKLGCALTGDDIVEIKDLMQEFASRHIIPYMEQKVRELNQQISATRKGLRNQIKNLWWRKGKDDGPDATKGSMYTCSSTESQIRILGDYAFMLHDYELALSSYRLISTDYKLDKAWKHYAGVQEMMGLAYFISDQSKKEAEYCMENAFSTYMKLGKSGFQNATRCGLWWAEMLKARDQHKEAASVYFRICGEEPLHAAVMLEQASYCFVLTKPAMLHKYGFHLVLSGDHYKSCDQVNHAIRTYRSAISVYKSTTWSHIKDHVYFHIGQWYAIVGMHDVAVRNMLKVLDCGYQSKATQEIFLRDFFNIVKKTGMKHEVVGLQLPVINMSSLQVIFEDHRTYASQASALVEESIWQSLEDDIIPSLNSGKSNWLELQSKLLPKKYKDSNVCVAGESVKVDLEFRNPLLISTSITSVSLICELSANSDDVKLVNNEPSSSSLGPESSTGHNQVTTSGVSSFTSSEVDFTLGGGEKKLVRLTVTPGEEGILKIVGVRWELSGSIVGVHYFQSVPVKAKNAKGRRKNKLTPTDALKFLVIKSLPRLEGSIDHLPEKLYAGDLRYLVLELRNKSESPIKNLKMKISHPRFVSPGNYKEELTTKFPDCLKKGDEQNILQPETNRTSSVFAFPKDVSLQGDGSLRWPLWLRAATPGTIYLYFTIYYEMENVSSIMKYRTLRMHYNLQKLGKSGFQNATRCGLWWAEMLKARDQHKEAASVYFRICGEEPLHAAVMLEQASYCFVLTKPAMLHKYGFHLVLSGDHYKSCDQVNHAIRTYRSAISVYKSTTWSHIKDHVYFHIGQWYAIVGMHDVAVRNMLKVLDCGYQSKLLRKKDSAYXSCQGPSAQASPNTVDFILISRLEKSSNPSAVSDLPKIMSHHSCHNSIRSSSPLSWSLDGPRTIHHDFSTSLCEVKLKMVIRNTSDGLSSVTINTIDCLPDAAVPTPSSGNQSGWRYVQPVTEEMKLTSDVMGSRLGKPPSSMESSPPFIWSGLSSTKVQIQPLSTTEIPLQISVFSPGIYDLSSYKLNWELSEHGSASTGICQGYPYYLTVLQSE is encoded by the exons ATGGTGGAACCAGTGAACTCTTCGCTTGGGAAAATGCTCTTGGACGAAGTTAGTCCAGTGGTCATGGTTCTATGTACGCCCCTTGTTGAAGAGACGTTCCTCAAGAATGGTCTATCCTTTGTCGAAACGCTTAAGCCATTCTGCAACTTTAGTAACATCGATG TGCCTGTTCGGACATCAAGTGATCAGCTTTATAGGCTAAAGAAGTTCACATTGAGATTGTTTTATGCCTCTGATATTAGACAACCAAACGTAGAG GTTGCAAAGCAACGGCTAGAACAGGTTATTAGTCTAGCTGGGGAGAAGGATTTTCAGGATTTAAAATCTGACCCTCCTCAAATTACTGATATACTCTCTA ATCCTGAGTCTGAAATCGCACCCACATGGTTTCAGTATTACAATAAAGAACTTATACGTACATTGTCTTTTTCAGACCACGAAGCTTTTGATCATCCTGTGGCTT GTCTCTTGGTTGTTTCATCAAAAGACGAAGAACCTATACATAAATTTGTACATCTTTTCAACTCCAATAGATTACCTAATGATGGTGCAATGGACCCAAATATTTTGAAGCATTACTTGTTGGTGCATGACAATCAAGATGCAACAACAGAGAG AACGTCTAAAGTTCTGTCTGAGATGAGAAGTCAATTTGGGAATAATGAATGCAACCTACTTTGCACTAATTCATCTAAAGAGGGGAATGTGGAACATCAGGCTAATCCTTGGGCTTCATTT AAATCAAGTGTTTCTGCCGACAAACTTGGATGTGCTCTCACTGGTGACGATATTGTggag ATCAAAGATCTGATGCAAGAGTTTGCTTCCAGGCATATAATTCCTTACATGGAGCAGAAAGTTCGAGAACTTAATCAACAG ATTTCTGCAACAAGAAAAGGTCTAAGAAACCAGATAAAAAACTTATGGTGGAGAAAAGGAAAGGACGATGGTCCGGATGCGACCAAAGGTTCAAT GTATACCTGTAGCTCCACTGAATCTCAAATTAGAATTTTGGGTGACTACGCCTTCATGTTGCATGATTATGAACTTGCATTGTCAAGCTATCGATTGATATCAACAGATTACAAGCTCGATAAAGCTTGGAAGCACTATGCCGGTGTTCAG GAAATGATGGGACTTGCATATTTCATCTCAGACCAGTCCAAAAAGGAAGCTGAGTACTGCATGGAAAATGCATTCAGCACCTATATG AAACTTGGGAAGTCTGGCTTCCAAAATGCTACGAGATGTGGGCTCTGGTGGGCAGAGATGCTAAAGGCTAGAGATCAGCACAAAGAAGCTGCTTCTGTTTACTTCCGCATATGTGGAGAG GAACCCTTGCACGCTGCAGTCATGTTGGAGCAAGCTTCTTACTGTTTCGTGTTAACTAAGCCAGCGATGCTACACAAGTATGGATTTCATCTAGTTCTCTCAGGAGACCACTATAAAAGTTGTGATCAG GTTAACCATGCAATTCGTACATACAGAAGTGCAATCTCTGTTTATAAATCAACTACATGGAGCCATATCAAAGACCATGTATATTTTCATATTGGACA ATGGTATGCAATTGTTGGGATGCATGATGTTGCAGTTAGAAACATGCTCAAAGTACTGGACTGTGGCTACCAATCTAAGGCAACCCAAGAGATTTTTCTCAGGGACTTTTTCAACATTGTTAAG AAAACTGGAATGAAGCATGAGGTGGTGGGACTTCAACTTCCAGTTATTAACATGTCGTCTCTTCAAGTTATATTTGAAGACCATCGCACTTATGCATCTCAAGCTTCT GCTCTTGTAGAAGAGAGCATCTGGCAATCACTGGAGGATGATATCATTCCATCATTAAATTCTGGCAAGTCAAACTGGCTGGAGTTACAGTCAAAGCTTCTGCCAAAGAAATACAAAGACTCAAATGTTTGTGTCGCTGGAG AGTCAGTGAAAGTGGATCTGGAGTTTAGGAATCCATTGCTAATATCTACTTCCATAACAAGCGTGTCTCTCATCTGTGAACTTTCCGCAAATTCTGATGACGTAAAATTAG TAAATAATGAGCCAAGTAGCTCAAGCTTGGGTCCTGAGAGTTCCACAGGACATAATCA GGTTACAACCTCTGGtgtttcttctttcacttcGTCTGAAGTGGATTTCACATTAGGTGGAGGCGAGAAAAAATTG GTGAGACTCACTGTTACCCCTGGTGAAGAAGGTATTCTCAAAATTGTCGGTGTAAGGTGGGAGTTGTCTGGCTCCATCGTAGGTGTGCATTACTTCCAGTCTGTGCCTGTAAAGGCAAAAAATGCCAaaggaagaaggaaaaacaaactTACACCCACTGATGCCTTGAAATTTTTAGTCATCAAG AGTCTACCCAGGCTTGAGGGTTCAATTGATCATCTGCCTGAGAAATTGTATGCTGGAGATCTACGTTATCTTGTTTTAGAGTTGAGAAATAAGTCAGAATCCCCAATAAAG aatcttaaaatgaaaattagcCATCCAAGATTTGTAAGTCCTGGAAACTATAAAGAAGAGCTGACAACCAAATTTCCAGATTGCTTAAAGAAGGGCGATGAACAAAATATTCTTCAGCCTGAAACAAATAGAACAAGTAGTGTATTTGCATTTCCAAAG GATGTATCACTGCAAGGAGACGGATCTTTAAGGTGGCCTCTTTGGCTTCGAGCTGCCACCCCAGGAacgatatatttgtattttacaatataCTATGAGATGGAAAATGTATCAAGCATCATGAAATACCGCACCCTAAGGATGCATTATAATTTGCAG AAACTTGGGAAGTCTGGCTTCCAAAATGCTACGAGATGTGGGCTCTGGTGGGCAGAGATGCTAAAGGCTAGAGATCAGCACAAAGAAGCTGCTTCTGTTTACTTCCGCATATGTGGAGAG GAACCCTTGCACGCTGCAGTCATGTTGGAGCAAGCTTCTTACTGTTTCGTGTTAACTAAGCCAGCGATGCTACACAAGTATGGATTTCATCTAGTTCTCTCAGGAGACCACTATAAAAGTTGTGATCAG GTTAACCATGCAATTCGTACATACAGAAGTGCAATCTCTGTTTATAAATCAACTACATGGAGCCATATCAAAGACCATGTATATTTTCATATTGGACA ATGGTATGCAATTGTTGGGATGCATGATGTTGCAGTTAGAAACATGCTCAAAGTACTGGACTGTGGCTACCAATCTAAG CTtctaagaaagaaagatagCGCTTACAANTCATGTCAGGGACCCTCAGCTCAG GCAAGTCCAAATACTGTTGACTTCATTCTAATCTCTCGCCTGGAAAAAAGCAGCAATCCGTCAGCAGTTTCTGATTTACCAAAGATAATGTCTCACCATTCATGTCACAATAG TATCAGAAGCTCGAGCCCGCTGTCGTGGTCACTAGACGGTCCCCGAACCATACACCACGACTTTTCCACCTCCTTGTGTgaagtaaaactaaaaatggTAATCAGAAACACATCTGATGGATTATCATCTGTGACCATCAACACCATTGATTGTCTACCAGACGCAGCAGTACCAACTCCTTCCTCTGGAAACCAATCCGGCTGGCGCTACGTGCAACCCGTAACAGAGGAAATGAAACTAACTTCAGATGTCATGGGAAGCCGTCTGGGCAAACCGCCTTCTTCCATGGAAAGCTCACCTCCTTTCATATGGTCAGGTTTAAGTTCCACAAAGGTCCAAATCCAGCCATTATCCACAACCGAGATCCCGCTGCAGATATCAGTTTTCTCTCCAGGTATCTACGATCTCTCTTCATATAAACTTAACTGGGAGCTTTCTGAGCATGGAAGTGCATCAACAGGGATATGTCAAGGATATCCTTATTACCTTACTGTTCTTCAGTCTGAGTAA
- the LOC104769892 gene encoding acetolactate synthase small subunit 1, chloroplastic-like has protein sequence MATAATATAASLYPSHVHFQNQNKVYGFPPKSPNSVKVTQIIDGRKMRNATVLSSASTDKAITTAQSISPRACDRVRRHTISVFVGDESGIINRIAGVFARRGYNIESLAVGLNEDKALFTIVVLGTDKVLQQVVEQLNKIVNVIKVEDLSKEPHVERELMLIKLNADPSTRSEIMWLMDIFRAKIVDTSEHSLTIEVTGDPGKMVALERNLEKFGIKEIARTGKIALRREKMGETAPFWRFSAASCSLHLKQPPHETVTEKTKLAMTGNGNASSGGDVYPVEPYENFKPVLDAHWGMVYEEDSSGNRSHTLSILVANSPGVLNLITGAISRRGYNIQSLAVGPAEKEGLSRITTVIPGTDDHIDKLVRQLQKLIDLHEVHNITHMPFAERELMLIKVAAQTSTRRDILDIAQVFRAKAIDVSDHTITLEVAGDLRKMAALQTQLEVYGICEVARTGRVALVRESGVDSTYLRGFSLPL, from the exons ATGGCGACGGCGGCGACGGCTACGGCTGCTTCATTGTACCCATCTCATGTTCACTTCCAGAACCAGAACAAAGTTTATGGCTTTCCACCAAAATCCCCCAACTCAGTCAAAGTAACTCAGATCATCGATGGGAGAAAGATGAGGAATGCCACTGTTCTATCCTCTGCTTCAACTGATAAAGCCATCACCACTGCTCAGTCTATATCTCCCAGAGCTTGTGATAG agtAAGGAGACATACCATCTCGGTGTTTGTGGGTGATGAGAGCGGTATAATAAACAGGATAGCTGGAGTGTTTGCTAGGAGAGGATATAATATTGAGTCCCTTGCCGTGGGGTTGAATGAAGACAAGGCTTTGTTTACTATAGTTGTTCTTGGGACAGACAAAGTCCTGCAACAAGTTGTAGAACAGCTTAACAAAATCGTCAATGTCATCAAG GTGGAAGATCTCTCCAAGGAGCCGCATGTTGAACGTGAACTTATGCTCATTAAACTTAATGCTGATCCAAGCACCCGTTCAGAG ATCATGTGGTTGATGGATATCTTTAGAGCAAAAATCGTGGATACCTCGGAGCACTCTCTAACGATTGAG GTAACTGGAGACCCAGGAAAAATGGTTGCACTTGAGAGAAACTTAGAGAAGTTTGGAATAAAAGAAATCGCGAGAACAGGGAAG ATTGCTCTGAGACGGGAAAAGATGGGAGAAACCGCTCCGTTTTGGAGATTTTCAGCGGCATCATGCTCACTTCATTTGAAGCAACCGCCTCATGAGACTGTTACAGAGAAAACAAAGCTAGCAATGACTGGAAATGGCAATGCATCATCGGGG GGTGACGTTTATCCAGTGGAACCCTATGAAAATTTCAAACCGGTCCTTGACGCTCATTGGGGGATGGTATACGAAGAAGAT TCGAGTGGAAACCGGTCCCACACGTTATCTATACTTGTAGCGAACTCACCGGGAGTTCTTAATCTAATAACCGGCGCTATCTCTAGGAGGGGTTATAACATCCAG AGTCTAGCTGTTGGTCCTGCTGAGAAAGAAGGCTTATCTCGGATTACGACAGTTATCCCCGGAACTGATGATCATATAGACAAATTGGTTAGGCAGCTTCAGAAGTTGATTGATCTTCACGAG GTCCATAATATTACCCACATGCCATTTGCGGAGCGAGAACTGATGCTCATCAAAGTAGCAGCTCAAACTTCTACAAGGAGAGATATTCTAGATATTGCTCAAGTTTTCCGTGCTAAGGCCATTGATGTCTCTGATCATACTATCACCCTTGAG GTTGCGGGGGATCTCAGAAAAATGGCTGCACTACAAACGCAGTTAGAGGTCTATGGAATCTGTGAG GTGGCTCGGACAGGAAGAGTGGCATTGGTAAGAGAATCTGGAGTGGATTCGACTTATCTTCGTGGATTCTCTCTTCCTTTGTAG